The following coding sequences are from one Myxococcales bacterium window:
- a CDS encoding YqiJ family protein, which produces MFTAFVAAALAYPTVLWTVALGFVLLYWLLVAGGSLDVEALGGADGVGDAAGTPADAGLGAAAGLFNFLGLRHVPLTVYGTAVALFNFVACHFTLALTGPVALLPGAIIAFGLLVVSLPLCGVLVRPLRPLFKVHEAPRRAHLVGKLGEVATGRVDARFGQARVDDGGAGLIVEIRSTPATALARGERVVLVAWDVKREAFEVERFDDVLPARDSPAPQGGEPPNT; this is translated from the coding sequence ATGTTTACGGCCTTCGTCGCGGCTGCACTCGCCTACCCCACGGTCCTCTGGACGGTCGCCCTTGGCTTCGTCCTGCTCTACTGGCTGTTGGTGGCGGGCGGCTCGCTCGACGTGGAAGCGCTCGGGGGCGCGGACGGCGTGGGAGACGCGGCGGGCACACCGGCGGACGCAGGCCTCGGCGCAGCGGCGGGGCTGTTCAACTTCCTCGGCCTTCGCCACGTGCCCCTTACCGTTTACGGCACGGCCGTGGCGCTCTTCAACTTCGTCGCGTGCCACTTCACCCTCGCACTGACAGGGCCCGTCGCCCTCCTGCCGGGAGCGATCATCGCCTTTGGCCTGCTCGTGGTCTCGCTGCCTCTTTGTGGTGTCCTGGTACGACCGCTGCGGCCGCTCTTCAAGGTGCACGAAGCGCCCCGGCGTGCGCACCTCGTAGGCAAGTTGGGTGAGGTGGCCACGGGCCGTGTCGACGCGCGTTTCGGTCAGGCCCGCGTGGACGACGGCGGGGCTGGACTCATCGTGGAGATCCGATCCACGCCGGCCACCGCGCTCGCACGAGGTGAGCGGGTGGTGCTCGTCGCGTGGGATGTGAAGCGGGAGGCTTTCGAGGTCGAGCGCTTCGACGACGTACTCCCTGCCCGCGACTCCCCTGCGCCCCAGGGCGGGGAACCTCCCAACACCTGA
- a CDS encoding DUF1801 domain-containing protein: MASAPVIEPTGESSSPQGAESSGDAGGAADGDAEPDPERPLERTRRRPARHGGLTVADYAAALVGWKAKAVNRLRAIIAEAAPEARESIKWGQPTYELGGPFSYIAVFKSTVNFGFWRGAELPGEGLLVGGGQEMRHVRLTETTPLDDSDFIERLVSLVRAAAALNRLGAEASGP; the protein is encoded by the coding sequence GTGGCATCTGCCCCAGTGATCGAGCCGACGGGCGAGTCCTCCTCTCCGCAGGGCGCCGAGTCCAGCGGCGATGCAGGTGGTGCTGCCGACGGCGACGCGGAGCCTGACCCAGAACGCCCCCTTGAACGCACCCGGAGACGGCCTGCCCGCCATGGGGGCCTGACAGTTGCCGACTACGCCGCCGCTCTCGTGGGCTGGAAGGCGAAGGCCGTCAATCGTTTGCGCGCCATCATCGCAGAGGCCGCTCCTGAAGCCCGCGAGTCCATCAAGTGGGGCCAACCGACCTACGAGCTTGGTGGCCCGTTCTCCTACATCGCGGTCTTCAAAAGCACCGTGAACTTCGGGTTCTGGCGGGGCGCCGAGCTTCCAGGCGAGGGCTTGCTGGTGGGGGGCGGTCAGGAGATGAGGCATGTGCGCCTCACCGAGACCACCCCGCTCGATGACTCGGATTTCATCGAGCGTCTGGTCTCATTGGTGAGGGCCGCAGCGGCCTTGAACCGGCTTGGCGCCGAAGCCTCGGGCCCGTAG